One window of the Macaca thibetana thibetana isolate TM-01 chromosome 1, ASM2454274v1, whole genome shotgun sequence genome contains the following:
- the LOC126948284 gene encoding olfactory receptor 10K2: MEWVNETVVREFIFLSFSSVSRLQQLLFVIFLLLYLFTLGINAIIISTIVLDRALHIPMYFFLAILSCSEICYTFVIVPKMLVDLLAQRKTISFLGCAIQMFSFLFLGCSHSFLLAVMGYDRYVAICNPLRYSVLMGHGMCMGLVAAACACGFTVAQIITSLVFHQPFYSSNQLHHFFCDISPVLRLASHHNHFSQIVIFMLCTLVLAIPLLLILVSYVHIISAILQFPSTLGRYKAYSTCVSHLIIVTVHYGCASFIYLRPQSNYSSSQDALISVSYTIITPLFNPMIYSLRNKEFKSALCRIVRRTISLS, translated from the coding sequence ATGGAGTGGGTCAATGAGACTGTGGTGAGAGAGTTCATCTTCCTCAGCTTCTCGTCCGTctccaggctgcagcagctgcttTTTGTTATCTTCCTGCTCCTCTACCTGTTCACTCTGGGCATCAATGCAATCATCATTTCCACCATCGTGCTGGACAGAGCCCTTCATATCCCCATGTACTTCTTCCTTGCCATCCTCTCCTGCTCTGAAATTTGCTACACCTTCGTCATTGTACCCAAGATGCTGGTTGACCTGCTGGCCCAGAGGAAGACCATTTCTTTCCTGGGCTGTGCCatccaaatgttttctttcctcttccttggcTGCTCTCACTCCTTCCTGCTGGCTGTCATGGGTTATGATCGTTACGTGGCCATCTGTAACCCACTGCGCTACTCAGTGCTCATGGGACATGGGATGTGTATGGGACTAGTGGCTGCTGCCTGTGCCTGTGGCTTCACTGTTGCACAGATCATCACATCCTTGGTATTTCACCAGCCCTTTTATTCCTCCAATCAACTACATCACTTCTTCTGCGACATCTCTCCTGTCCTCAGGCTGGCATCTCACCATAACCACTTTAGTCAGATTGTCATCTTCATGCTGTGTACGTTGGTCCTGGCTATCCCCTTACTGTTGATCTTGGTGTCCTATGTTCACATCATCTCTGCCATACTTCAGTTTCCTTCCACATTGGGTAGGTATAAAGCTTATTCTACCTGTGTATCTCACCTCATTATTGTCACTGTCCACTATGGCTGTGCCTCCTTTATCTACTTAAGACCTCAGTCCAACTACTCCTCAAGCCAGGATGCTCTAATATCAGTATCCTACACTATTATAACTCCATTGTTCAACCCAATGATTTATAGCTTGAGAAATAAAGAGTTCAAATCAGCTCTTTGTAGAATTGTGAGAAGAACAATTTCCCTGTCATAA